In Hemicordylus capensis ecotype Gifberg chromosome 3, rHemCap1.1.pri, whole genome shotgun sequence, one DNA window encodes the following:
- the LOC128352188 gene encoding late histone H2A.2.2-like, with protein MSGRGKKPAKAAKVMKTKSEKAGLQFPVGRIGRFLRRGHYAERIGTGAAVYLAGVLEYLTAEILELAGNAAHENKRQRIGPRHIQLAVRNDEELNKLFSGVTIAEGGVMPNIHAQLLPKKSVLPKEDVEDSQSQEF; from the coding sequence ATGTCTGGACGTGGAAAGAAGCCGGCAAAGGCTGCAAAGGTCATGAAAACTAAGTCAGAAAAGGCCGGTTTGCAGTTCCCAGTTGGCCGTATTGGGCGGTTCCTGAGGAGGGGTCATTATGCTGAACGGATAGGTACAGGAGCTGCAGTGTACCTGGCGGGCGTGTTGGAATACCTGACTGCTGAGATACTGGAGCTAGCAGGCAATGCTGCTCATGAAAACAAGAGACAGCGAATTGGGCCACGACACATCCAGCTGGCGGTGAGGAATGATGAAGAGCTAAACAAGTTGTTCTCAGGTGTGACCATTGCTGAAGGAGGAGTCATGCCCAACATCCATGCGCAGCTTCTTCCCAAGAAGTCAGTGTTACCTAAAGAAGATGTAGAAGATAGTCAGTCACAGGAGTTCTGA